Proteins encoded together in one Vulcanisaeta thermophila window:
- the serS gene encoding serine--tRNA ligase gives MSWSLLEALRSNPDIVRESLRKRRMDTSVVDRFLDLDSKWRRVKAEIDELRHRHNVISREISKLSGEEREARIKEAKELLSIIQAREEELKRLEEERERILRGIPNLVHESVPYNCPEGVDAIPIRFYGTPKVWTGYLNDFKEQTERFGFKVPYEVIDWKPVGHADMLEVVLGLGDTVKAGEVAGSRFYYLFDDIVMLDFAILLYAIDHMTRKGFRLVLPPYMLKYEVLSEILDMDTFKDMVYKIEDEDLYLIGTAEHPIAAYLRRTELLEDQLPLLFVGVSPSFRREASAGNRDMKGIFRVHQFHKVEQFVFCLPEDSWKWHEELIRNAEELWQGLDIPYRVVLLCAHDMGRCAAKQYDLEAWMPAQGRYREMVSCSNCTDWQSAKLGVRVLRKNMRRDFVHTLNSTAIASTRAITAILENYQEPDGTVVIPKVLRKYLEVFSKAPVDAIHPRKKETR, from the coding sequence ATGAGCTGGTCATTACTAGAGGCGCTTAGAAGCAATCCCGACATTGTGAGGGAGTCCCTGAGGAAGAGGAGGATGGATACGTCAGTGGTGGACAGGTTCCTGGATCTGGACAGTAAGTGGAGGAGGGTTAAGGCCGAGATTGATGAGCTGAGGCACAGGCACAATGTCATTAGCAGGGAGATAAGTAAGTTGAGCGGTGAGGAGCGCGAGGCCAGGATTAAGGAGGCCAAGGAACTACTGAGCATTATACAGGCTAGGGAGGAGGAGTTGAAGAGGCTTGAGGAGGAGAGGGAGAGGATTCTCAGGGGCATTCCCAACCTGGTCCATGAGTCCGTACCCTACAACTGCCCCGAGGGTGTGGATGCCATACCCATTAGATTCTACGGAACACCCAAGGTGTGGACTGGTTACCTCAACGACTTCAAGGAGCAGACCGAGAGGTTTGGCTTCAAGGTTCCGTACGAGGTCATTGATTGGAAGCCCGTGGGGCATGCGGACATGCTTGAGGTGGTTCTTGGCCTTGGGGATACGGTCAAGGCTGGCGAGGTTGCTGGGTCCAGGTTTTACTACCTCTTTGATGACATAGTCATGCTGGACTTTGCAATATTACTCTACGCAATAGACCACATGACCAGGAAGGGCTTCAGGCTCGTGCTGCCACCCTACATGCTCAAGTACGAGGTGCTTTCCGAGATCTTAGACATGGATACCTTCAAGGACATGGTGTATAAGATAGAGGATGAGGACCTATACCTAATAGGGACTGCGGAGCACCCAATAGCGGCTTACCTGAGGCGCACGGAGCTCCTTGAGGATCAATTACCACTGCTCTTCGTTGGTGTGTCACCAAGCTTTAGGCGCGAGGCAAGTGCTGGTAATAGGGATATGAAGGGTATCTTCAGGGTGCACCAGTTCCACAAGGTGGAGCAATTCGTATTCTGCCTACCAGAGGATAGTTGGAAGTGGCATGAGGAGTTGATAAGGAATGCCGAGGAGCTCTGGCAGGGACTTGACATACCATACAGGGTGGTTCTACTCTGTGCGCATGACATGGGTAGGTGCGCGGCCAAGCAGTACGACCTGGAGGCTTGGATGCCCGCCCAGGGTAGGTATAGGGAGATGGTGTCCTGCAGCAACTGCACAGACTGGCAGTCCGCCAAGTTGGGCGTTAGGGTTCTTAGGAAGAATATGAGGAGGGATTTCGTACACACCCTAAACTCCACGGCAATAGCCAGCACCAGGGCCATAACGGCAATACTGGAGAATTACCAGGAGCCCGACGGCACCGTGGTCATACCCAAGGTGCTCAGGAAGTACCTGGAGGTATTTAGTAAGGCGCCCGTGGACGCCATACACCCGAGGAAGAAGGAGACCAGGTAA
- a CDS encoding TrmB family transcriptional regulator, whose translation MSIEKRLRDLAKFAGLSSYDVKAYITLVQEGPLSARDVAYKANIPISKIYTVLHRLYRMGFVEIDDKRRPEIFYAVAPEDVFNRINQRFSEYINSIKPLIDSLQLMYESTYGGRVSAQSEVMYVVKGLDSARELMIRSMGNGNVDLAMPYREFLDYKILSILVEVSRDNEVRLLVPQELAGDVKDLPPRIHIRIRDKLFGGGSIGNGGVVLIIKHVNDFISLYSRQDYIIDIAKTYFNYLWNGSEPLSRG comes from the coding sequence ATGAGCATTGAAAAGAGGCTCAGGGATCTGGCCAAGTTCGCGGGGCTCAGTAGTTATGATGTGAAGGCATACATAACCCTGGTTCAGGAGGGACCATTATCGGCCAGGGACGTGGCGTATAAGGCCAACATACCCATTTCCAAAATCTACACGGTACTCCATAGGCTGTACAGGATGGGCTTTGTGGAGATAGATGATAAGAGGAGACCTGAGATATTCTACGCAGTGGCCCCTGAGGATGTATTCAACAGGATTAACCAGAGGTTCAGTGAGTACATAAACTCCATAAAGCCACTAATAGACTCCCTACAATTAATGTACGAGTCCACCTACGGGGGAAGGGTATCCGCACAGAGCGAGGTCATGTACGTAGTCAAGGGGCTGGACAGCGCCAGGGAGTTGATGATTAGGTCCATGGGCAATGGCAATGTGGACCTCGCAATGCCCTACAGGGAATTCCTTGACTACAAGATACTCTCCATACTCGTGGAGGTCTCCAGGGATAACGAGGTTAGGCTCCTGGTGCCCCAGGAACTGGCTGGGGATGTTAAGGACCTACCGCCCAGGATACACATTAGGATTAGGGATAAACTCTTTGGTGGTGGTTCCATTGGTAATGGGGGCGTGGTCCTGATTATTAAGCACGTCAACGACTTCATAAGCCTATACTCAAGGCAGGACTACATAATAGACATAGCCAAGACCTACTTCAACTACCTATGGAACGGCTCAGAACCACTGAGCAGGGGTTAG
- the tes gene encoding tetraether lipid synthase Tes codes for MEQLTVTKTAIEVQEQRPRRPLVDLSRFNIPRHYRSALENENLQRMWKRQFKLPDHVRVVKVSMSVCPVCSRQIPMVVYEEDGAIWLKKTCPEHGTFRDLYWGDAELYYYFLQWDTPEYIGKGTANPNTDLNYYLTAGSCPQGCGLCPVHKTNTVLAIIDVTNRCNMKCPVCFANAFAAGYVYEPTLEQIEQMMRTLRAQKPWAPNAIQFSGGEPTLRNDLPEIVKMAKRLGFDHVEVNTNGIRLANDIDFYKKLLDAGMSTIYLQFDTINPNNQGVWRHRLYDPRAYAAIKRRVIENARKLGHRSIVLVVTMARNYNDKDIGEIINFAIENRDVVRWINIQPVSFAGRAREYTPEEIRQFRITIPDVINEIEAQTNGKISKWDWRPVNWPVAIGKLVETVTGSPKPLFENNPVCGASTFIYYDEDTKDIVPITKVVDVDGFEKTVWELHKKAVRGGIWRGIATVETLKLLRYVKHKGFRDILANFLIRKDYESLGQVMFNVVGLGIMHFMDVFNFDIHRIQRCDIHYATPDGRIIPFCTMNNFHRDRIEHSFKMDVKDWLRIKMVKNTSAFV; via the coding sequence ATGGAGCAATTAACGGTTACGAAAACGGCCATTGAGGTTCAGGAGCAAAGGCCAAGGAGGCCCCTTGTGGATCTAAGCCGTTTCAACATACCCAGGCACTACAGGTCTGCCCTTGAGAATGAGAACCTACAGAGGATGTGGAAGAGGCAGTTCAAGCTCCCTGACCATGTCAGGGTTGTTAAGGTATCCATGTCCGTATGCCCAGTATGCAGTAGGCAAATACCAATGGTGGTTTACGAGGAGGATGGGGCAATATGGCTTAAGAAGACATGCCCAGAACACGGTACATTCAGGGACCTATACTGGGGCGATGCCGAGCTCTACTACTACTTCCTCCAGTGGGATACCCCCGAGTACATTGGTAAGGGCACCGCAAACCCCAACACCGACCTGAACTACTACCTAACCGCGGGTAGCTGCCCCCAGGGTTGCGGCCTATGCCCCGTTCACAAGACCAACACCGTACTGGCAATAATAGATGTGACTAATAGGTGCAATATGAAGTGCCCGGTGTGCTTCGCAAATGCCTTCGCAGCGGGCTACGTCTATGAACCCACGCTGGAGCAGATTGAGCAGATGATGAGGACATTAAGGGCCCAGAAGCCCTGGGCCCCAAACGCCATTCAGTTTAGTGGTGGTGAACCCACCCTTAGGAATGACCTGCCCGAGATAGTGAAGATGGCCAAGAGGCTGGGCTTTGACCACGTTGAGGTCAACACCAATGGCATTAGGCTGGCCAATGACATAGACTTCTACAAGAAGTTACTGGATGCTGGTATGTCAACGATATACCTACAGTTCGACACCATAAACCCCAATAACCAAGGCGTCTGGAGGCATAGGCTTTATGACCCCAGGGCCTACGCAGCCATTAAGAGGAGGGTTATTGAGAATGCCAGGAAGCTTGGGCATAGGTCCATAGTGCTCGTGGTCACCATGGCCAGGAACTACAACGATAAGGATATTGGTGAGATCATAAACTTCGCCATTGAGAATAGGGACGTGGTTAGGTGGATAAACATACAACCAGTCTCCTTCGCTGGGAGGGCTAGGGAGTACACACCGGAGGAGATTAGGCAGTTTAGGATAACAATACCCGATGTAATAAATGAGATCGAGGCCCAGACCAATGGGAAGATTAGTAAGTGGGATTGGAGGCCCGTGAACTGGCCCGTGGCCATTGGGAAGCTTGTGGAGACCGTGACAGGCTCACCAAAGCCCCTCTTCGAGAACAATCCAGTATGTGGCGCATCCACATTCATCTACTATGACGAGGACACCAAGGACATAGTGCCAATAACGAAGGTGGTTGATGTTGATGGCTTCGAAAAGACCGTGTGGGAGCTTCACAAGAAGGCTGTTAGGGGTGGTATTTGGAGGGGCATAGCAACCGTCGAAACACTGAAGCTCCTTAGGTACGTTAAGCACAAGGGGTTCAGGGACATACTGGCCAACTTCCTAATTAGGAAGGATTATGAGTCCCTGGGACAGGTAATGTTCAATGTGGTGGGCCTGGGCATAATGCACTTCATGGACGTGTTCAACTTCGACATACACAGGATTCAGAGGTGCGATATACACTACGCGACGCCCGATGGTAGGATAATACCCTTCTGCACAATGAACAACTTCCACAGGGATAGGATCGAGCACAGCTTCAAGATGGATGTTAAGGATTGGCTCAGGATCAAGATGGTTAAGAACACATCAGCCTTTGTATAA
- a CDS encoding KEOPS complex subunit Pcc1, translating to MRGRVILRIPTQSRDDCEALVNSLRVDEAGLPRGLASSIWCDGDVMVYELNFDVNGNKLLSVYNTLDDLIRNVKAVLNSLSRIK from the coding sequence GTGAGGGGAAGGGTAATACTTAGGATACCTACGCAGTCTAGGGATGACTGTGAGGCTTTGGTGAATTCCTTGAGGGTTGATGAGGCTGGATTACCAAGGGGTTTGGCCTCGAGCATTTGGTGTGATGGTGATGTCATGGTTTACGAACTAAACTTTGATGTTAATGGCAATAAATTACTGAGTGTGTACAACACCCTTGATGACTTAATACGGAATGTGAAGGCTGTGCTCAATTCCCTATCCCGTATTAAGTGA
- a CDS encoding 30S ribosomal protein S3ae, with product MSTQRQAKTGKWMIKKWFTVYAPGIFNDVEIGEVPANEPSAIINRTMEITLFDITRDLGHLHIKLRFQINNVEGDKASTVFKGMELTRDYIKSLIRRGSSLIQLIQDVTTRDNALLRITVLAMTPTRCKSSQKRAIRKAFMEELSKMGPKLSFDEFIKAAVFGDVNNQLFTVGKKIYPLRKVEVYKIKVLRYPTTTQGAAQGEVKVAEAQPTSESSPSP from the coding sequence TTGTCGACGCAGAGGCAGGCAAAGACTGGTAAGTGGATGATTAAAAAGTGGTTCACTGTGTATGCTCCAGGTATATTCAATGATGTTGAGATAGGTGAGGTGCCCGCTAATGAACCCAGCGCCATCATTAATAGGACTATGGAGATAACTCTGTTCGACATAACCAGGGACCTGGGACACCTACACATAAAGTTGAGGTTCCAGATAAATAATGTCGAGGGTGATAAGGCGAGCACCGTGTTTAAGGGCATGGAATTAACAAGGGATTACATAAAGAGCCTAATTAGGAGGGGCTCAAGCCTCATTCAGTTAATCCAGGACGTAACCACAAGGGACAACGCCCTACTGAGAATCACCGTACTAGCCATGACACCCACAAGGTGTAAATCAAGCCAGAAGAGGGCCATTAGGAAGGCCTTTATGGAGGAACTAAGCAAAATGGGGCCCAAGCTCAGCTTTGATGAATTCATAAAGGCTGCTGTGTTTGGTGATGTGAACAATCAATTATTCACCGTGGGTAAGAAGATATACCCATTGAGGAAGGTGGAGGTGTATAAGATAAAGGTCCTTAGGTACCCCACCACAACACAGGGTGCCGCACAGGGTGAGGTTAAGGTGGCTGAGGCTCAACCAACCTCAGAATCCTCGCCCTCCCCATGA
- a CDS encoding KH domain-containing protein, whose product MISDYIKGGLRVVVDRGRIRSIVDVKDRIESDFRVRLTINQEGGEVVLTPMENTTFEELMKAKNVIEAISYGFTYEEAQKLENDDYVLDVIDLRDYIDKDPGHMSRVKARIIGENGRAKRTIEEITETSIIIGDRVVAILGPYENVKAAKEALEMLIKGRQHSTVYRWLSNWRREVKYRELMRGVDKLLGGHGEGEDSEVG is encoded by the coding sequence ATGATAAGTGATTACATCAAGGGTGGGCTCAGGGTAGTGGTTGATAGGGGTAGGATTAGGTCCATAGTGGATGTTAAGGACAGGATTGAGAGCGACTTTAGGGTTAGGTTGACCATAAACCAGGAGGGTGGTGAGGTGGTACTAACCCCCATGGAGAACACAACCTTTGAGGAATTAATGAAGGCGAAGAACGTGATAGAGGCAATTTCCTACGGCTTCACGTATGAGGAGGCGCAGAAACTCGAGAATGATGACTACGTACTGGACGTGATTGACCTCAGGGACTACATAGACAAGGATCCAGGGCACATGAGCAGGGTTAAGGCCAGGATAATAGGTGAGAATGGCAGGGCTAAGAGAACCATAGAGGAGATCACGGAAACGAGCATCATAATTGGTGATAGGGTTGTGGCTATACTGGGCCCCTACGAGAATGTCAAGGCGGCTAAGGAGGCCCTTGAGATGTTGATCAAGGGTCGCCAACACAGCACGGTTTATAGGTGGTTAAGTAATTGGCGTAGGGAGGTTAAGTATAGGGAGCTCATGAGGGGTGTGGATAAGTTATTGGGTGGTCATGGGGAGGGCGAGGATTCTGAGGTTGGTTGA
- a CDS encoding phosphoglycerate kinase yields MSLPSIPSELPTINLCLRGKVLVRVDINVPINREQGVILDEYRIEAHSSTIKYLVNSGASVVVIAHQGRPGDPEFTSLEPHSRVLSKYLGFDVKFIDDVMGPRAREEIMNLGPGEVLMLDNLRFVSEEVIEGEPQKLANTYLVSRLRPLFNYFILDAFATAHRSQPSIVGFPYVMPSCMGLVMEREVKALGKVLTSDSSKVLIAGGAKVPETVKAIKALLRKGLVDKVLVGGVVAELFLGIENNNEKLVSASKATQEVINEAREVLSQWRDSLVLPVDVVQSDGSCVEPARASMPIYDIGPATIDLFNKYISHTDIAIMTGPMGLVENEKFAIGTREVMRGMVENAEFTVIGGGHTIMSARKFGFFGKISHVSTGGRAFIQFLADPYLPGIKALEESRRRFWV; encoded by the coding sequence ATGAGTTTACCCAGTATACCCAGTGAACTCCCAACGATCAACCTATGCCTAAGGGGTAAGGTACTGGTTAGGGTGGACATAAACGTACCAATAAACAGGGAACAGGGTGTGATCCTGGATGAGTACAGGATAGAGGCGCACTCATCAACAATTAAGTACCTCGTGAATTCAGGGGCCTCCGTGGTGGTCATAGCACACCAGGGCAGGCCCGGTGACCCTGAATTCACATCCCTCGAGCCTCACTCGAGAGTCCTCTCCAAGTACCTGGGCTTTGATGTTAAGTTTATTGATGATGTGATGGGGCCCAGGGCTAGGGAGGAGATAATGAATCTCGGGCCTGGGGAGGTTCTAATGCTTGATAACCTTAGGTTCGTTAGTGAGGAGGTAATTGAGGGGGAGCCCCAGAAGCTGGCTAATACTTACCTCGTGAGTAGGTTGAGGCCATTATTCAATTACTTCATCCTGGACGCCTTCGCCACTGCGCATAGGTCACAACCTAGCATTGTGGGTTTCCCATACGTAATGCCCAGCTGCATGGGCCTGGTTATGGAGAGGGAGGTAAAGGCCCTGGGTAAGGTGTTAACCAGCGACTCCTCGAAGGTCCTAATAGCAGGGGGTGCCAAGGTGCCTGAGACGGTGAAGGCCATTAAGGCCCTGTTGAGGAAGGGGTTGGTTGATAAGGTCTTGGTTGGTGGTGTTGTGGCCGAGTTATTCCTTGGCATTGAGAATAATAATGAGAAGTTAGTAAGTGCCAGTAAGGCAACCCAGGAGGTCATTAATGAGGCTAGGGAAGTGCTGAGTCAATGGAGGGACTCCCTCGTGCTCCCTGTGGATGTGGTGCAGAGTGATGGGTCATGCGTGGAGCCCGCCAGGGCTTCAATGCCCATTTACGACATAGGCCCAGCAACCATAGACCTATTCAATAAGTACATTTCCCACACAGACATCGCCATTATGACTGGGCCCATGGGCCTAGTGGAGAATGAGAAGTTCGCCATTGGCACCAGGGAGGTTATGAGGGGCATGGTGGAGAATGCGGAGTTCACGGTCATAGGCGGTGGGCACACCATAATGTCCGCCAGGAAGTTCGGGTTCTTTGGTAAGATTAGCCACGTATCCACAGGTGGTAGGGCCTTTATTCAATTCCTCGCAGACCCATACCTACCTGGGATAAAGGCCCTCGAGGAGTCAAGGAGGAGGTTCTGGGTGTGA
- a CDS encoding type II glyceraldehyde-3-phosphate dehydrogenase, translating to MTVKVGIVGYGTIGKRVADAVMRMDDVELVGVVKQSPDYEAQVAIKKGIRLYTYEDRIEKFEKAGIKVSGSVQDLLSRVDLVIDATPDGVGAENKAKLYEPRGVRAIFQGGEESDVGEVSFNALANYEMAVGRRYVRVVSCNTTALSRLISAFLLHGYRIRRVRAYIARRGADPREFKKGPINDVVFNPATVPSHHGPDVNTVIPTVNIVTMAIAVPTTIMHLHMVNIEFEGQVTRGEVVKVLEETPRILLFNASRDKFESLAQIIEWARDMGRPRGDLMENAVIEDSVTVYQNEVFLMQGVHQESIVVPENIDAIRAVMNTMGKWESIRKTDERLGIVMTGKNYNMA from the coding sequence ATGACCGTCAAGGTCGGCATTGTGGGTTACGGAACCATTGGTAAGAGGGTTGCGGATGCCGTCATGAGGATGGACGATGTGGAACTCGTGGGCGTTGTTAAGCAAAGCCCCGATTATGAGGCCCAGGTCGCGATTAAGAAGGGGATTAGGTTGTATACGTATGAGGACAGGATTGAGAAGTTCGAGAAGGCCGGGATTAAGGTGTCTGGGTCAGTACAGGACTTACTAAGCAGGGTTGACCTGGTCATAGACGCAACACCGGATGGGGTTGGTGCCGAGAATAAGGCCAAGCTTTACGAGCCCAGGGGTGTGAGGGCTATATTCCAAGGCGGTGAGGAGAGCGACGTTGGTGAGGTGAGCTTCAACGCGCTGGCTAATTACGAAATGGCTGTGGGTAGGAGGTACGTCAGGGTGGTTAGTTGCAACACAACGGCCCTCTCCAGGTTGATCTCGGCATTCCTACTGCATGGGTATAGGATTAGGAGGGTTAGGGCGTACATAGCCAGGAGGGGTGCTGACCCAAGGGAGTTTAAGAAGGGCCCCATTAATGACGTGGTCTTCAACCCAGCAACCGTGCCCAGCCATCACGGGCCTGACGTTAATACCGTGATACCCACGGTTAACATTGTTACCATGGCCATTGCAGTACCCACAACAATAATGCACCTACACATGGTGAACATCGAGTTTGAGGGGCAGGTCACCAGGGGTGAGGTGGTGAAGGTCCTTGAGGAGACACCTAGGATACTACTATTCAATGCCAGTAGGGATAAGTTCGAGTCCCTCGCGCAAATAATCGAGTGGGCCAGGGACATGGGCAGGCCCAGGGGTGACCTGATGGAGAATGCGGTGATTGAGGACTCAGTCACGGTTTACCAGAATGAGGTCTTCTTAATGCAGGGTGTTCACCAGGAGAGTATTGTGGTCCCCGAGAATATAGATGCCATAAGGGCCGTTATGAATACCATGGGTAAGTGGGAATCCATCAGGAAGACCGATGAGAGGCTGGGCATTGTCATGACGGGCAAGAATTACAACATGGCGTAA
- a CDS encoding M42 family metallopeptidase, translating to MSLELLSRLSNEVGPSGFEDRVVKTVLNEVRDYADEVRIDNMNNLIVRVGNGPYRVLVSAHIDEVGVMISHIDSRGFIKVIPIGGLDVWTLLNKELVFMGKNGDVVGTVGVDPPHLRREKPPSSFDEIYVDAGFTSADEAYRSGLAPGVPGTFNSLFRHRGSVIMGKALDDRVGCYVLIQVLRDVRNKVGGDYSVYFAWNTQEELGLRGINAVVNYVNPNLAFVVETTVAADVPNNPEHQWITRVGGGVAIRAADRSMITNPRLLSKALELASSRGVKYQVQVNPYGGTDAGVIHVHGTGVPTLVLSTPARYIHEPTSVASLDDVEQVRRLLLELLLNLDYLRQGITLSV from the coding sequence ATGAGCCTGGAATTACTCAGTAGGTTATCAAATGAGGTTGGTCCCTCAGGCTTTGAGGACAGGGTCGTCAAAACCGTCCTGAATGAAGTTAGGGATTACGCCGACGAGGTTAGGATAGATAATATGAACAACCTAATAGTTAGGGTGGGTAATGGCCCCTACAGGGTGCTCGTGAGCGCCCACATCGATGAGGTGGGCGTTATGATATCACACATCGACTCGAGGGGCTTCATAAAGGTGATCCCAATAGGCGGCCTTGACGTGTGGACCTTATTGAATAAGGAGTTGGTGTTCATGGGTAAGAATGGCGATGTGGTGGGTACGGTGGGTGTGGACCCACCACACCTACGTAGGGAGAAGCCCCCATCAAGTTTTGATGAGATTTACGTGGACGCCGGATTCACATCGGCTGATGAGGCCTATAGGAGTGGTTTGGCGCCGGGTGTTCCGGGTACCTTCAACTCATTATTTAGGCATAGGGGTAGTGTGATAATGGGGAAGGCGTTGGATGATAGGGTTGGTTGTTATGTGCTGATACAGGTACTGAGGGATGTGCGTAATAAGGTGGGTGGTGACTACTCGGTGTACTTCGCATGGAATACGCAGGAGGAGTTGGGGCTTAGGGGCATCAATGCCGTGGTTAATTACGTAAACCCGAACCTGGCATTTGTTGTGGAAACCACCGTGGCCGCTGACGTACCAAACAACCCGGAGCATCAGTGGATAACCAGGGTTGGGGGTGGTGTTGCCATCAGGGCGGCTGATAGGTCAATGATAACAAACCCAAGGCTCCTATCCAAGGCACTGGAACTGGCGAGCAGTAGGGGTGTTAAGTACCAGGTCCAGGTTAATCCGTATGGCGGGACTGACGCGGGCGTGATACACGTACACGGTACTGGGGTACCCACGTTAGTGCTTTCTACTCCTGCGCGGTACATACATGAGCCCACGTCAGTGGCTAGCCTGGATGATGTGGAGCAGGTGAGGAGGTTGCTCCTGGAGTTGCTCCTAAACCTTGACTACCTGAGGCAGGGCATTACACTTAGTGTTTAG
- a CDS encoding UPF0179 family protein, whose translation MSVSGGKQVLTLIGKGQAVVGKTFRLLSIPEECRRCRLYNICMARVKPGRVYRIVSVRYVNLPQTYKCLLTGEDMVPIVAEEQPIVVPIPTRSFIEGVVMTYVKPRVNCNELRAYLNQAINEGTRVRVLRGLGRVVCGNESYTLAEVIPLD comes from the coding sequence ATGAGTGTTTCCGGCGGTAAGCAGGTGCTCACGTTGATTGGTAAGGGACAGGCGGTGGTGGGCAAAACCTTTAGGTTACTCTCCATACCCGAGGAGTGCAGGAGGTGCAGGCTCTACAACATATGCATGGCCAGGGTTAAGCCGGGCAGGGTTTACAGGATAGTGAGTGTTAGGTATGTGAACCTACCCCAAACATACAAGTGCCTACTCACGGGTGAGGATATGGTGCCCATAGTGGCTGAGGAACAACCCATCGTGGTCCCCATACCCACCAGGTCCTTCATTGAGGGTGTGGTGATGACTTACGTGAAGCCCAGGGTTAATTGCAATGAGTTAAGGGCTTACCTAAACCAGGCGATTAATGAGGGGACTAGGGTGAGGGTGTTGAGGGGCTTGGGGAGGGTTGTCTGTGGTAACGAAAGCTACACGTTGGCTGAGGTCATACCCCTCGATTAA
- a CDS encoding 30S ribosomal protein S15 — protein MPHRSRHKRGRSGSTRPVSKATPAWVSYTQEEVEQLVIELAKRGFSPSMIGVILRDQYGIPLVKPILGKSITKVLEEHNLAPQLPEDLMNLIRRAVRIRKHLEEHPKDLSARRGLTLVESKIHRLIKYYKRVGKLPQDFKYTPEAFSMMA, from the coding sequence GTGCCACATAGGAGTAGGCATAAGCGTGGTAGGAGTGGCAGCACGAGGCCCGTTTCCAAAGCCACACCCGCCTGGGTCTCCTACACGCAGGAGGAGGTGGAGCAGTTGGTGATTGAGTTGGCTAAGAGGGGCTTCTCACCATCAATGATTGGTGTGATCCTTAGGGATCAGTATGGGATACCGCTTGTGAAGCCCATACTCGGTAAGAGCATCACCAAGGTCCTCGAGGAGCACAACCTGGCGCCGCAGCTACCGGAGGATCTCATGAACTTAATTAGGAGGGCTGTGAGGATTAGGAAGCACCTTGAGGAGCATCCAAAGGACTTGAGCGCCAGGAGGGGTTTGACGCTCGTGGAGTCCAAAATACACAGGTTGATTAAGTACTACAAGCGCGTGGGTAAGTTGCCCCAGGACTTCAAGTACACGCCGGAGGCCTTCTCAATGATGGCGTGA
- a CDS encoding KEOPS complex kinase/ATPase Bud32: MSKIIAMGAEAILYLEDWLGMRVIVKERIPKGYRRREFDEYIRRFRTINEARALIRARELGVLAPVVYDVDVMNARIRMKYLRGMPLVSLIMGGLIRESLGYMEELGVYLGRLHRAGLVHGDPTPANALVVDGKLYMIDFGLSEFLGKEPTVSDSRAMYKLAIDLNVTLRSLEALRKDAHEELFRRFYSGYSSEVGGEFASVVLRFLRRVRSLVRYAVK; this comes from the coding sequence ATGAGTAAGATTATTGCAATGGGTGCGGAGGCCATACTCTACCTAGAGGATTGGCTTGGTATGAGGGTCATTGTGAAGGAGAGAATACCCAAGGGTTATAGGAGGAGGGAGTTTGATGAGTACATACGTAGGTTCAGGACCATAAACGAGGCCAGGGCGTTAATAAGGGCCAGGGAGCTCGGTGTCCTAGCCCCGGTGGTTTACGATGTGGATGTAATGAATGCGAGAATTAGGATGAAGTACCTGAGGGGCATGCCCCTGGTGAGCCTCATAATGGGTGGGTTGATCAGGGAGTCCCTGGGGTATATGGAGGAGTTGGGCGTTTACCTGGGTAGGCTTCACAGGGCTGGTTTGGTTCATGGGGACCCAACGCCGGCGAATGCCCTTGTGGTTGATGGTAAGTTGTACATGATTGATTTCGGACTTTCCGAATTCCTTGGTAAGGAGCCCACGGTTAGTGATTCAAGGGCCATGTATAAACTGGCCATTGACCTAAACGTAACCCTAAGATCCCTGGAGGCACTGCGTAAGGACGCCCATGAGGAGTTGTTTAGGCGCTTCTACAGTGGTTACTCCAGTGAGGTTGGTGGGGAGTTTGCCAGTGTGGTTTTGAGGTTTCTGCGTAGGGTTAGGAGCCTTGTTAGGTATGCCGTTAAGTAA